In one Mucilaginibacter ginsenosidivorax genomic region, the following are encoded:
- the trpB gene encoding tryptophan synthase subunit beta: MKYGVNEQGYYGDFGGAYIPEMLYPNVEELRLQYLNIINDPGFKTEFDDLLKNYVGRPSPLYHAKRYSEKYGANIFFKREDLNHTGSHKINNAIGQILLAKRLGKKRIIAETGAGQHGVATATVCALMGIECVVYMGAVDMERQAPNVSRMKMLGATVRPATSGSKTLKDATNEALRDWIGNPVDTHYIIGSVVGPYPFPDMVARFQSVISTETKKQLLEQTGNELPQYVMACVGGGSNAMGMFYHFLGDEEVKLVAVEAAGKGVNSGHSAATTFLGQEGVLHGSRTILMQTEDGQVVEPYSISAGLDYPGIGPQHAHLYKINRAQYTSITDDEALRAGLLCSQMEGIIPAIETAHALAQLEKMTFKADDNVVICISGRGDKDLDTYIKYFNF, encoded by the coding sequence ATGAAATACGGAGTTAACGAGCAAGGTTATTATGGCGATTTTGGCGGCGCCTATATCCCCGAAATGCTTTATCCAAATGTTGAGGAGTTAAGGCTTCAATATCTCAACATTATTAATGATCCAGGTTTTAAAACCGAATTTGACGACTTGCTGAAAAACTACGTGGGCAGGCCTTCGCCGCTGTATCATGCTAAAAGATATTCGGAAAAGTATGGGGCTAACATATTTTTTAAACGTGAGGACCTGAACCATACCGGCTCGCATAAGATTAATAATGCTATCGGGCAAATCCTGCTGGCTAAGCGTTTAGGCAAAAAACGTATTATTGCCGAAACAGGCGCCGGGCAGCATGGTGTTGCCACAGCTACAGTTTGCGCCTTGATGGGTATTGAATGCGTGGTTTACATGGGCGCGGTGGACATGGAACGCCAGGCACCCAATGTATCGCGTATGAAGATGCTGGGTGCTACGGTAAGGCCGGCTACATCGGGCAGTAAAACACTGAAAGATGCCACCAATGAGGCCCTGCGCGATTGGATAGGCAACCCTGTTGATACTCATTACATCATCGGATCGGTAGTTGGGCCGTACCCTTTTCCGGATATGGTTGCCCGCTTTCAGTCGGTGATTTCTACTGAGACCAAAAAACAGCTTTTAGAGCAAACCGGTAACGAGCTGCCTCAATATGTAATGGCTTGTGTTGGCGGCGGTAGTAATGCCATGGGCATGTTTTACCATTTTTTGGGCGACGAAGAAGTAAAGCTTGTTGCGGTTGAAGCGGCAGGTAAAGGTGTTAACAGCGGCCACTCGGCAGCTACCACCTTTTTGGGACAGGAGGGTGTATTGCATGGCAGCCGTACCATACTCATGCAAACCGAGGATGGGCAGGTGGTTGAACCATATTCTATATCGGCCGGGCTGGATTACCCTGGTATCGGTCCGCAGCATGCGCACCTGTACAAAATAAACCGCGCACAATACACCAGTATTACCGATGATGAGGCGTTACGGGCAGGCCTGTTATGCTCGCAAATGGAAGGCATTATCCCGGCCATTGAAACAGCCCATGCACTGGCACAGCTGGAAAAGATGACATTCAAAGCCGATGATAACGTTGTTATCTGTATTTCGGGCAGGGGCGATAAGGATTTGGATACTTATATTAAATATTTTAATTTCTGA
- a CDS encoding L-threonylcarbamoyladenylate synthase, with translation MLIKIYPENPNPKAIEQVVEVLRKGGLIIYPTDTIYGLGCDITNHKAIESICKIRNIKPEKANFSFICYDLSHISDYIKPIDNATFRVLKKALPGPFTFIFNASHKVPKLLSSNKKTVGIRVPDNDIAREIVRVLGNPILSTSIRDDDDIIEYSTDPELIHEKYEDLVDIVIDGGYGDNVASTVVDCTNGEFEVIREGKGDLELYL, from the coding sequence ATGCTCATTAAAATATATCCCGAAAATCCGAACCCTAAGGCGATAGAACAGGTTGTTGAAGTACTGCGCAAAGGCGGATTGATCATTTATCCTACAGATACCATTTACGGGCTTGGTTGCGATATTACCAACCATAAAGCTATCGAATCTATCTGCAAAATCAGGAACATTAAACCCGAAAAGGCTAATTTTTCGTTTATCTGCTACGATTTAAGCCATATATCTGATTACATCAAACCGATAGATAACGCTACCTTCCGTGTACTTAAAAAGGCATTGCCCGGCCCGTTTACCTTTATATTTAACGCCAGCCATAAAGTGCCCAAGCTGTTAAGCAGCAACAAAAAAACGGTTGGTATCCGCGTTCCGGACAATGATATTGCCCGCGAAATTGTACGCGTATTGGGCAACCCCATCCTGTCCACCTCTATCCGCGACGATGACGATATCATCGAATACTCTACCGACCCGGAACTGATCCACGAAAAATATGAGGACCTTGTTGATATCGTAATTGATGGCGGCTACGGTGATAACGTAGCATCAACCGTAGTTGACTGTACCAACGGCGAGTTTGAGGTAATTCGTGAGGGTAAGGGAGATTTGGAATTGTATTTGTAA
- the trpA gene encoding tryptophan synthase subunit alpha codes for MNRLNKLFATKKDNLLSIYFTAGYPALNTTVDIAEALEKAGADFLEIGFPYSDPVADGPTIQHSSEQALENGMTLNVLFEELTELRKRVTIPILLMGYFNPIVQYGIERFCKKAVELGVDGVIVPDLPMYEYEAKYASYFTDNNLSNIFLVTPQTSEGRIRKIDELSNSFIYLLSSSSITGGSLQLTNSIEDYYKRIKAMELKNPTIIGFGISDNNTFKQACAYANGAIVGSKFVKLLGEEGYMEKIPGFIEGIKAPPKPSPEGRA; via the coding sequence ATGAACCGCCTAAATAAGCTTTTCGCTACCAAAAAGGATAATTTGTTATCTATATACTTTACCGCGGGTTATCCTGCGCTAAATACTACCGTTGATATTGCCGAAGCTCTGGAAAAAGCCGGGGCCGATTTCCTGGAAATTGGTTTTCCATACTCGGATCCTGTGGCTGATGGGCCGACAATTCAACACAGTTCTGAACAGGCTTTGGAAAATGGCATGACGCTTAACGTGCTGTTTGAAGAACTGACCGAACTACGTAAGCGCGTTACCATCCCAATATTATTGATGGGCTATTTTAACCCTATTGTACAATACGGCATCGAACGTTTTTGCAAAAAGGCAGTTGAATTAGGTGTCGACGGTGTAATAGTACCCGATTTGCCTATGTACGAGTATGAAGCCAAATACGCCAGTTATTTTACAGATAACAATCTGAGTAATATCTTCCTGGTTACCCCACAAACATCCGAAGGCCGCATCCGTAAAATTGATGAGTTAAGCAACAGTTTTATTTACCTGCTGTCATCATCTTCTATCACTGGCGGCAGCTTACAGCTAACCAACAGTATTGAAGATTATTATAAGCGCATTAAAGCGATGGAGCTTAAAAATCCAACTATCATAGGTTTTGGTATCTCGGATAATAATACCTTTAAACAAGCATGTGCTTACGCAAACGGCGCTATTGTAGGCAGCAAGTTTGTGAAGCTGCTGGGTGAGGAGGGGTATATGGAGAAGATACCGGGGTTTATTGAGGGGATAAAAGCCCCACCCAAACCCTCCCCGGAAGGGAGGGCTTAA